One Natronomonas moolapensis 8.8.11 genomic region harbors:
- a CDS encoding DUF5794 domain-containing protein, translated as MSTSRHPVALRIERRVGEGTRLLATVMALPLLDGIFAALVLAGAVSSILGMVEVGLLIFGGSATLAVVLAEMEGKRRERVRNILAVGALVIPLAAVQAAIAPTIESMLAMEVFERFAALVILAVAARTASATVGEYLPGPGVVIALGLVASFRPNGFELQFVSEPMFVVYGTGAAAIGVGFALAVALFGPWLRGNVDIDRFRFGSAVALGVLPLSILRIGPITGEEPLALIVLALTGLLAFNPEGAIDADDAGSVPAATDGGPGADPDAGPGADGDDDEPAPAVEGDVDEDGSPGVPDGDRAPWL; from the coding sequence ATGAGTACCTCCAGACATCCGGTCGCGTTGCGCATCGAGCGACGCGTCGGCGAAGGAACCCGGCTGCTCGCGACCGTCATGGCGTTGCCGCTTTTAGATGGCATCTTTGCGGCGCTCGTCCTCGCGGGGGCGGTCTCGTCGATCCTCGGCATGGTCGAGGTCGGCCTGCTCATCTTCGGCGGGAGCGCGACGCTCGCCGTCGTCCTCGCGGAGATGGAGGGCAAGAGACGCGAGCGCGTCCGGAACATCCTGGCGGTCGGCGCGCTCGTCATTCCGCTCGCCGCCGTCCAAGCCGCCATCGCGCCGACCATCGAGTCGATGCTGGCGATGGAAGTCTTCGAGCGCTTCGCCGCCCTCGTTATCCTCGCCGTTGCGGCCCGAACCGCCAGCGCAACCGTGGGGGAGTATCTCCCGGGCCCCGGCGTCGTGATCGCGCTGGGACTCGTCGCCAGTTTCCGACCGAACGGGTTCGAACTCCAGTTCGTCTCCGAGCCGATGTTCGTCGTCTACGGGACCGGCGCGGCCGCGATCGGCGTCGGCTTCGCGCTCGCTGTCGCGCTGTTCGGCCCGTGGCTGCGCGGCAACGTCGACATCGACCGGTTCCGCTTCGGAAGCGCCGTCGCGTTGGGCGTGCTCCCGTTGTCTATCCTCCGGATCGGTCCGATCACGGGCGAGGAACCGCTCGCGCTCATCGTCCTCGCGCTGACGGGCCTGTTGGCGTTCAACCCCGAGGGTGCGATCGACGCCGACGACGCCGGGTCCGTCCCGGCTGCGACCGACGGCGGTCCCGGTGCGGATCCCGATGCAGGTCCCGGTGCCGACGGCGACGACGACGAACCGGCACCCGCGGTCGAGGGGGACGTCGACGAGGACGGCTCCCCCGGCGTCCCGGACGGCGACCGGGCGCCGTGGCTCTGA
- the guaB gene encoding IMP dehydrogenase codes for MASDEPFSEKLRVPEALTFDDVLLRPKESRVEPDDADMATRVSTNVSVNLPVVSAAMDTVTEAELAIEMARQGGLGVLHRNMSVEETAEHVEQIKRADELIIRDVVTADPDQTVREVDAMMEREGVSGAPVVDDDGVVLGIISGTDIRPYLEVGEYDAVREAMTDEVVTTGEDVTPREALELMYEHKIERVPIVDGDDRLTGLITMAGVLARREHDNAARDDDGALVAGVAVGPFETDRARAADDAGADVVFIDCAHAHNLDVIDSAREIEAEVEADVVVGNVGTREAAEAIVGFADGIKVGIGPGSICTTRVVSGSGMPQITAVAEVADVASGHDVPVIADGGIRYSGDAIKAIAAGADAVMLGSYFAGTDEAPGRVITMNGKRYKQYRGMGSVGAMNDGGGDRYLKDEPEDEEFVPEGVEAAKPYKGPLSSELYQLVGGMQSGMGYVGAETIPEFKQRSEFVRVSSAGQTESHAHDVVITDEAPNYSPES; via the coding sequence ATGGCGAGCGACGAACCCTTCTCAGAGAAGCTCCGCGTCCCCGAGGCGCTGACGTTCGACGACGTACTGCTCCGTCCCAAGGAGAGCCGCGTCGAACCGGACGACGCCGACATGGCGACCCGCGTTTCGACGAACGTCTCGGTGAATCTTCCCGTTGTCTCGGCGGCGATGGACACCGTCACCGAGGCCGAGTTGGCGATCGAGATGGCTCGCCAGGGCGGTCTCGGCGTCCTCCACCGCAATATGTCTGTCGAGGAGACCGCCGAACACGTCGAGCAGATCAAACGCGCCGACGAACTCATCATCCGCGATGTCGTCACCGCCGACCCCGATCAGACCGTCCGCGAGGTCGACGCGATGATGGAGCGAGAGGGCGTCTCGGGCGCACCCGTCGTGGACGACGACGGCGTCGTGTTGGGGATCATCTCCGGGACCGACATCCGCCCGTACCTGGAGGTCGGCGAGTACGACGCGGTTCGCGAGGCCATGACCGACGAGGTCGTCACGACCGGCGAGGACGTGACGCCGCGGGAGGCCTTGGAGTTGATGTACGAGCACAAAATCGAGCGCGTGCCGATCGTCGACGGGGACGATCGCCTGACCGGTCTCATCACGATGGCGGGGGTGCTCGCCCGGCGCGAACACGACAACGCGGCCCGCGACGACGACGGGGCGTTGGTCGCCGGCGTCGCGGTCGGCCCCTTCGAGACGGACCGGGCCAGGGCGGCCGACGACGCCGGCGCCGACGTCGTGTTCATCGACTGCGCGCACGCACACAACCTCGACGTCATCGACTCCGCCCGCGAGATCGAAGCCGAAGTTGAGGCCGACGTCGTCGTCGGCAACGTCGGGACGCGAGAGGCCGCCGAGGCGATCGTCGGCTTCGCCGACGGGATCAAGGTCGGCATCGGCCCGGGGTCGATCTGCACCACGCGGGTCGTCTCCGGATCGGGAATGCCACAGATCACCGCCGTCGCGGAGGTCGCGGACGTCGCATCGGGACACGACGTCCCCGTCATCGCCGATGGTGGCATCCGATACTCCGGGGACGCTATCAAGGCCATCGCCGCGGGTGCCGACGCCGTCATGCTCGGGTCGTATTTCGCTGGCACCGACGAGGCCCCCGGTCGCGTCATCACGATGAACGGCAAACGCTACAAGCAGTATCGCGGGATGGGATCGGTCGGCGCGATGAACGACGGCGGTGGCGACCGCTACCTCAAGGACGAACCCGAGGACGAGGAGTTCGTCCCCGAGGGCGTCGAGGCCGCAAAACCGTACAAGGGGCCGCTGTCCTCGGAGCTGTATCAGCTCGTCGGCGGGATGCAGTCCGGCATGGGCTACGTCGGCGCGGAAACCATCCCGGAGTTCAAGCAGCGAAGCGAGTTCGTTCGCGTCTCCTCGGCCGGCCAGACCGAGAGCCACGCTCACGACGTCGTGATCACTGACGAGGCGCCGAACTACAGCCCCGAAAGCTGA
- a CDS encoding peroxidase-related enzyme (This protein belongs to a clade of uncharacterized proteins related to peroxidases such as the alkylhydroperoxidase AhpD.), which produces MNDDAMGRFPVPDRESLPADVRERIDEETDRAGFTPNVFSALAYKPSHFRAFFAYHDALTEDTPLEREEIEMLIVTVSGINDCLYCVVAHGALLRIFADAPELADQLSTNHRAADLSEPHREMLDFAEKLTESPSKIDRSDFDGLREAGFSTEAIWDIASVVAFFNLSNRMAVFADMRPNDAFYTMGRGD; this is translated from the coding sequence ATGAACGACGACGCGATGGGCCGGTTTCCGGTCCCCGACCGGGAGTCGTTGCCGGCCGACGTCCGCGAACGGATCGACGAGGAGACCGACCGCGCCGGCTTCACACCGAACGTCTTCTCGGCGCTCGCTTATAAGCCGAGTCACTTCCGGGCCTTTTTTGCCTACCACGACGCGCTGACCGAGGACACGCCCCTAGAGCGCGAGGAGATCGAGATGCTCATCGTTACCGTCTCCGGCATCAACGACTGTCTGTACTGCGTCGTCGCCCACGGGGCCTTGCTTCGGATCTTCGCCGACGCCCCCGAACTCGCCGATCAACTGTCGACGAACCACCGGGCGGCGGACCTCTCGGAACCCCACCGCGAGATGTTGGACTTCGCCGAAAAGCTCACCGAGTCCCCGAGCAAGATCGACCGATCGGACTTCGATGGACTCCGCGAGGCGGGGTTCTCGACCGAGGCGATCTGGGACATCGCCAGCGTCGTGGCGTTTTTCAACCTCTCGAACCGGATGGCCGTGTTCGCCGATATGCGCCCTAACGACGCATTTTATACGATGGGGCGGGGTGACTAA
- a CDS encoding HTH domain-containing protein, with translation MTDPRSTAATSRPESRDRSGSSDRLGPDEHPVCADPTTPLEVTYYVRDDVSAPSRRQIESVERRLDALARTRLVAEIHTERWPPRRHAIGSEADVVTCSALVDRLERWADEVGCSLQPAIRRRASESLLEDEPSDAGVCVPVMLLTFERAGSESSGLAGVVPYTVPSEAGGTTTYTVTDWLTAAERTVGTDAEVSRDRARISALQRRT, from the coding sequence ATGACAGATCCCCGATCGACGGCCGCGACATCCCGTCCTGAGTCGAGAGATCGATCCGGATCGTCCGACCGCCTCGGTCCGGACGAACATCCTGTCTGTGCTGATCCGACGACGCCCCTCGAAGTGACGTATTACGTCCGCGACGACGTGAGCGCGCCGAGCAGGCGCCAGATCGAGTCGGTCGAGCGCCGCCTCGACGCCCTCGCCCGGACGCGGTTGGTGGCCGAAATACACACCGAGCGGTGGCCGCCACGCCGACACGCGATCGGTTCGGAGGCCGACGTCGTGACGTGCAGCGCGCTCGTCGATCGCCTCGAGCGGTGGGCCGACGAGGTCGGCTGCTCACTCCAGCCAGCGATCCGTCGGCGGGCGTCCGAATCGCTCCTCGAGGACGAACCCTCCGACGCCGGCGTCTGCGTTCCGGTGATGCTGTTGACCTTCGAGCGTGCGGGCTCCGAGTCGTCGGGACTTGCGGGCGTCGTCCCCTACACTGTCCCCAGCGAGGCCGGCGGTACGACGACCTACACCGTCACAGACTGGCTCACAGCGGCCGAACGCACTGTCGGCACGGACGCCGAGGTGTCGCGGGATCGGGCGCGGATATCGGCTCTCCAGCGGCGAACGTAA
- the katG gene encoding catalase/peroxidase HPI has translation MSSQDRKSNREWWPSQLDLDPLDQNAQRADPLGEEFDYAEAFESLDLESVKDDIEDVMTTSQDWWPADYGHYGPFFIRMAWHSAGTYRASDGRGGAAGGRQRFAPISSWPDNANLDKARRLLWPVKQKYGKNLSWSDLIILAGNVAIESMGFRTFGFAGGREDAFDTDKAANWGPEDELETNERFDEPGEIQEGLGASVMGLIYVNPEGPDGQPDPMASAKNIRQTFSRMAMNDKQTAALIAGGHTFGKVHGADDPEENVGPEPEAAPIEQQGLGWEHEGATQGAMITSGIEGPWTSSPTEWDMGYVDNLMEYEWEPEKGPGGAWQWTPKEGQDVATAPDAQGGSEPVTPMMLTTDIALKRDPDYREIMETFQENPMEFGMAFAKAWYKLTHRDMGPPERFLGPEVPEETMVWQDPIPDVEHDLIGEQEIKALKSELLDSELSIQRLVKTAWASASTYRDSDKRGGANGARIRLRPQRDWEANEPAELAEALDTLEAIKEEFNGSRSDDVRVSLADLIVLGGNAAIEAAAAEAGYDVEIPFEPGRTDASQEQTDVDSFEALKPTIDGFRNYIHDSVDRPAEELLVDDAELLNLTLEETTALVGGMRALGATYQGSDIGVLTDRPGALTNDFFVNLLSMDTEWEQSSESEQLYEGYDRDTGELDWRGSRIDLIFGSNARLRAISEVYAAEDGEEQLVEDFVDAWHKVMTLDRFDLE, from the coding sequence ATGAGTTCGCAAGATCGTAAATCGAACCGGGAGTGGTGGCCGAGCCAGTTGGATCTCGACCCCCTCGATCAGAACGCCCAGCGGGCTGACCCGCTGGGCGAGGAGTTCGACTACGCGGAGGCGTTCGAATCTCTCGATCTCGAGTCGGTAAAGGACGACATCGAAGACGTGATGACGACGTCACAGGACTGGTGGCCGGCTGACTACGGCCACTACGGGCCGTTTTTCATCCGGATGGCCTGGCACAGCGCCGGCACGTATCGCGCCAGCGACGGGCGGGGTGGCGCGGCCGGCGGTCGACAGCGCTTTGCCCCCATCAGCAGTTGGCCCGACAACGCGAACCTCGACAAGGCCCGCCGGCTGCTGTGGCCGGTGAAACAGAAGTACGGCAAGAACCTCTCGTGGTCCGATCTGATCATCCTCGCCGGGAACGTGGCGATCGAGTCGATGGGCTTTCGCACGTTCGGCTTCGCCGGTGGGCGGGAGGACGCCTTCGACACGGACAAGGCCGCAAACTGGGGTCCCGAGGACGAACTGGAGACGAACGAGCGGTTCGACGAACCGGGCGAGATCCAGGAGGGACTCGGCGCGTCGGTGATGGGGCTCATCTACGTGAACCCGGAGGGCCCGGACGGGCAGCCGGATCCGATGGCGTCGGCGAAGAACATCCGACAGACCTTCTCCCGGATGGCGATGAACGACAAACAGACCGCGGCGCTCATCGCCGGCGGTCACACCTTCGGGAAGGTCCACGGCGCCGACGACCCAGAGGAGAACGTCGGCCCGGAGCCGGAGGCCGCACCCATCGAACAGCAGGGCCTCGGCTGGGAGCACGAGGGGGCCACCCAGGGCGCGATGATCACGAGCGGTATCGAGGGTCCCTGGACGTCCTCGCCGACCGAATGGGACATGGGCTACGTCGACAACCTGATGGAGTACGAGTGGGAGCCGGAGAAAGGTCCCGGCGGCGCCTGGCAGTGGACGCCGAAGGAAGGCCAAGACGTCGCGACCGCGCCGGACGCCCAGGGCGGGAGCGAGCCCGTCACCCCGATGATGCTCACGACGGACATCGCCCTCAAACGGGATCCGGACTACCGCGAAATAATGGAAACGTTCCAGGAGAACCCCATGGAGTTCGGGATGGCCTTCGCGAAGGCGTGGTACAAGCTGACCCACCGGGACATGGGCCCGCCGGAACGGTTCCTCGGCCCGGAGGTCCCCGAGGAGACGATGGTCTGGCAGGATCCGATCCCGGACGTCGAACACGACCTGATCGGCGAGCAGGAAATCAAGGCGCTCAAATCGGAGCTCCTCGACTCGGAGCTATCGATCCAGCGGCTCGTCAAGACGGCGTGGGCGTCGGCGTCGACGTACCGCGATAGCGACAAGCGCGGCGGCGCCAACGGCGCGCGGATCCGCCTCCGCCCACAGCGGGACTGGGAAGCGAACGAACCCGCCGAACTCGCAGAGGCCCTCGACACGCTCGAGGCGATCAAAGAGGAGTTCAACGGTTCGCGATCCGACGACGTCCGCGTCTCGCTCGCGGATCTGATCGTACTGGGCGGCAACGCGGCCATCGAGGCGGCGGCCGCCGAGGCCGGCTACGACGTCGAAATCCCGTTCGAGCCGGGGCGCACCGACGCCTCCCAGGAACAAACCGACGTCGACTCTTTCGAGGCGCTCAAGCCGACGATCGATGGGTTCCGCAACTACATCCACGACAGCGTCGACCGGCCCGCCGAGGAGCTGCTCGTCGACGACGCCGAACTGCTGAACCTGACGCTCGAGGAGACGACCGCGCTGGTCGGCGGGATGCGCGCGCTGGGCGCGACGTACCAGGGATCGGACATCGGCGTGCTCACCGACCGGCCAGGGGCACTGACCAACGACTTCTTCGTGAACCTGCTCAGCATGGACACGGAGTGGGAACAGTCCTCGGAGTCCGAACAGCTCTACGAGGGATACGACCGCGACACGGGCGAACTCGACTGGAGAGGCAGCCGAATCGACCTGATATTCGGCTCGAACGCTCGTCTCCGAGCCATCTCGGAGGTGTACGCCGCCGAAGACGGCGAAGAGCAACTCGTCGAGGACTTCGTGGACGCGTGGCACAAAGTGATGACGCTCGACCGCTTCGACCTCGAATAG
- a CDS encoding homoserine kinase, with amino-acid sequence MVTVRAPATSANLGSGFDVFGAALGRPADIVRVEKADRTTIDVTGVGSQYIPEDPEKNTVGAVAEALEAPAHIEIDKGVRPASGLGSSAASAAAAAVGLNELYDRGLSREALVPIAAEGEAVVSGAAHADNVAPSIMGGFTIARSDGVTAVDASIPLVTCLPEVVVSTRDARGVVPDGAHMEDVVEVVGNAATLAVGMARDDPGLVGRGMDDSIVTPARAELIAGYEAVRSAAFDAGATGVTISGAGPAVIAACHERDRQTIAGTMLDAFEDAGVDARAYQTRIGRGAEVFE; translated from the coding sequence ATGGTAACGGTGCGGGCCCCCGCGACGAGCGCAAACCTGGGGAGTGGCTTCGACGTCTTCGGTGCGGCGCTGGGGCGGCCGGCGGACATCGTCCGCGTCGAGAAGGCCGACCGCACCACGATCGACGTGACCGGCGTCGGGAGCCAGTACATCCCGGAGGACCCCGAAAAGAACACCGTCGGCGCGGTCGCCGAGGCGCTCGAGGCCCCGGCCCACATCGAGATCGACAAGGGCGTCAGGCCGGCCTCGGGGCTCGGTTCCTCGGCGGCGTCGGCCGCGGCCGCCGCGGTGGGGCTGAACGAGCTGTACGATCGGGGGCTCTCCAGGGAGGCGCTCGTCCCGATCGCCGCCGAAGGGGAGGCGGTCGTCTCGGGGGCGGCCCACGCCGACAACGTCGCCCCCTCGATCATGGGCGGGTTCACGATCGCTCGCAGCGACGGGGTCACCGCAGTCGATGCGTCGATCCCGCTCGTCACCTGCCTGCCCGAGGTCGTCGTCTCGACGCGTGACGCGAGAGGCGTTGTTCCGGACGGGGCGCATATGGAAGACGTCGTCGAGGTCGTCGGCAACGCGGCGACGCTCGCGGTCGGGATGGCGCGAGACGATCCCGGCCTCGTCGGCCGGGGGATGGACGACTCGATCGTCACCCCTGCCCGGGCCGAACTGATAGCCGGGTACGAGGCGGTCAGATCGGCTGCATTCGACGCCGGCGCGACGGGTGTGACGATATCCGGGGCCGGTCCGGCGGTGATCGCCGCCTGCCACGAGCGGGACCGGCAGACGATCGCTGGAACGATGCTCGACGCCTTCGAGGACGCCGGCGTCGACGCCCGCGCGTACCAGACGAGGATCGGACGCGGTGCTGAGGTCTTCGAGTAG
- the sucD gene encoding succinate--CoA ligase subunit alpha, whose protein sequence is MSILVDNDTRVVVQGITGGEGKFHTGQMIEYGTNVVAGAVPGRGGQEVDGVPVYDTVHGAAREEDANAAVVFVPPAFAADALFEALDSPVDLVVAITEGVPQQDMAKVYRKLAETDTHLIGPNCPGLITPGEAKLGILPGNIFAEGNVGLVSRSGTLTYQVVDNLTQRGIGQTSAVGIGGDPIIGTDFVDALELFENDPDTEAVAMCGEIGGEDEEEAAAFIGEHMDTPVAAFIAGRTAPPGKRMGHAGAIVSGSGTGTAESKIDALNDAGVPVGDTPDEVADHIESFL, encoded by the coding sequence ATGAGCATTCTAGTCGACAACGACACGCGCGTCGTGGTACAGGGGATCACCGGCGGCGAGGGGAAGTTCCACACCGGCCAGATGATCGAATACGGGACGAACGTCGTCGCGGGCGCGGTGCCCGGACGCGGCGGCCAGGAGGTTGACGGGGTCCCCGTCTACGACACCGTCCACGGGGCCGCCCGCGAGGAGGACGCCAACGCCGCGGTGGTCTTCGTCCCGCCCGCGTTCGCCGCCGACGCGCTGTTCGAGGCGCTGGACTCGCCGGTCGACCTCGTCGTCGCCATCACCGAGGGCGTCCCCCAACAGGACATGGCGAAGGTCTACCGGAAGCTGGCCGAAACTGACACGCACCTGATCGGGCCGAACTGCCCCGGGCTCATCACCCCCGGCGAGGCGAAACTCGGCATCCTGCCGGGCAACATCTTCGCCGAGGGCAACGTCGGATTGGTCTCCCGATCGGGGACGCTCACCTACCAGGTCGTGGACAACCTCACCCAGCGCGGGATCGGCCAGACCTCGGCGGTCGGCATCGGCGGCGACCCCATCATCGGGACGGACTTCGTCGACGCCCTCGAGCTGTTCGAGAACGACCCCGACACCGAGGCCGTCGCGATGTGCGGCGAGATCGGCGGCGAGGACGAGGAAGAGGCCGCGGCGTTCATCGGCGAGCACATGGACACCCCCGTTGCCGCCTTCATCGCCGGCCGAACCGCCCCGCCGGGCAAGCGGATGGGCCACGCGGGCGCGATCGTCTCGGGGTCCGGCACCGGCACCGCCGAATCGAAGATCGACGCCCTGAACGACGCTGGCGTTCCGGTCGGGGACACGCCCGACGAGGTCGCGGACCACATCGAGAGCTTTTTGTAA
- the sucC gene encoding ADP-forming succinate--CoA ligase subunit beta, producing the protein MKLHEYQAKGVFADAGIPVPDSTLASTVDDAVEAAEGIGYPVAIKAQVQVGGRGKAGGIELVDDAESAREAAAEILGMDLKGLHVDRVLVEAAVDFTNELYVGVTMDRTEGKPVAMVSTRGGVDIEEVAAEEPDAIVREHVDPAFGMHPYQARKAAFEAGVDRAVATDVASVLTQLYELWEDKDATEIEVNPLMVTADDEVVAADAVMNIDEDALFRHPDLAEMEEEAAGDELEAKANEYGFDYVRLSGNTGIIGNGAGLVMTTLDLVDYYGGSPANFLDIGGGAKAERVTNALDMVFSDENVDSVVFNIFGGITRGDEVAKGINEALEGFDEIPKKVVVRLAGTNAEEGMEILNTDLVTVEATLEDAVQRAVEYADEEEAQ; encoded by the coding sequence ATGAAACTTCACGAATACCAAGCGAAGGGTGTCTTCGCCGACGCCGGGATCCCCGTCCCGGACTCGACGCTCGCCTCGACCGTCGACGACGCGGTCGAGGCAGCCGAGGGGATCGGCTACCCGGTCGCAATCAAAGCGCAAGTACAGGTCGGTGGCCGCGGCAAGGCCGGCGGCATCGAACTCGTCGACGACGCCGAGTCGGCCCGCGAGGCCGCCGCCGAGATCCTCGGGATGGACCTCAAGGGGCTGCACGTCGACCGCGTGCTCGTCGAGGCGGCCGTCGACTTCACGAACGAACTCTACGTCGGCGTGACGATGGACCGAACCGAGGGCAAGCCCGTGGCGATGGTCTCGACCCGCGGCGGCGTCGACATCGAGGAGGTCGCAGCCGAGGAGCCCGACGCCATCGTGCGCGAACACGTCGACCCGGCGTTCGGGATGCATCCGTATCAGGCCCGCAAGGCCGCCTTCGAGGCCGGCGTCGACCGCGCGGTCGCCACTGACGTCGCCTCGGTTCTCACTCAACTGTACGAACTCTGGGAGGACAAAGACGCCACCGAGATCGAGGTCAACCCTCTCATGGTCACGGCCGACGACGAGGTCGTCGCCGCCGACGCGGTCATGAACATCGACGAGGACGCGCTGTTTCGCCACCCCGACCTCGCCGAGATGGAAGAGGAGGCCGCGGGCGACGAACTCGAAGCCAAGGCCAACGAGTACGGCTTCGACTACGTCCGGCTGTCGGGCAACACGGGGATCATCGGCAACGGCGCCGGCCTCGTCATGACGACGCTGGATCTGGTCGACTACTACGGCGGCTCGCCCGCCAACTTCCTCGACATCGGCGGCGGCGCGAAGGCCGAGCGCGTGACGAACGCCCTCGATATGGTGTTCTCCGACGAGAACGTCGATTCGGTGGTGTTCAATATCTTCGGCGGCATCACCCGCGGCGACGAGGTCGCCAAGGGAATCAACGAGGCCCTCGAAGGGTTCGACGAGATCCCGAAGAAGGTCGTCGTCAGACTCGCCGGGACCAACGCGGAAGAGGGCATGGAGATCCTGAACACCGACCTCGTAACGGTCGAGGCGACGCTGGAGGACGCCGTCCAGCGTGCGGTCGAATACGCCGACGAGGAGGAAGCACAATGA
- a CDS encoding acyl-CoA carboxylase subunit beta, giving the protein MTMDESIDEVREKKRDAERGGGEDRIEKQHEKGKLTARERVEYFLDDGTFEEFDQLKTHRCTNFDMDDDQPYGDGVVTGYGEVDGRTVFVFAHDFTVFGGSLGEAFAEKVCKVMDRAIETGAPIIGLNDSAGARIQEGIDSLAGYADIFHRNQKASGVVPQISAIMGPCAGGAVYSPAITDFIYMVQDTSHMFITGPDVIETVTGEEVGFEELGGASTHTGESGVAHFSAADEKDALDDIRYLLSYLPSNNVEDPPRVEPWDDPERRDEELEEIVPDQPRKPYDIVDVIDRIVDEGSFLEVAESYARNLVTGFGRLDGRSVGVVANQPRVNAGTLDIDASLKGGRFVRFCDAFNIPIVTFVDVPGFMPGTDQEHNGIIKHGAKLLYAFSEATVPLLTVITRKAYGGAYDVMASKHLEADVNYAWPTAEIAVMGPKGAVNVLYRDELADADDVEARREQLIDEYRDTFANPFSAAERGFIDDVLEPTETRPRLIHDLEMLESKRKDHPDKKHGNIPL; this is encoded by the coding sequence ATGACTATGGACGAAAGCATCGACGAGGTACGCGAGAAAAAGCGCGACGCCGAGCGCGGCGGCGGCGAGGACCGCATCGAGAAACAACACGAGAAGGGCAAACTGACCGCCCGCGAGCGCGTCGAGTACTTCCTCGACGACGGCACCTTCGAGGAGTTCGACCAGCTGAAGACGCACCGCTGTACCAACTTCGATATGGACGACGACCAGCCCTACGGCGACGGCGTCGTCACCGGCTACGGCGAGGTCGACGGCCGGACCGTCTTCGTGTTCGCACACGACTTCACCGTCTTCGGCGGCTCGCTGGGGGAGGCCTTCGCCGAGAAAGTCTGTAAGGTGATGGACCGAGCCATCGAAACCGGCGCGCCCATCATCGGGCTGAACGACTCCGCCGGCGCGCGCATTCAAGAGGGGATCGACTCGCTGGCCGGCTACGCCGACATCTTCCATCGGAATCAAAAGGCCTCGGGGGTCGTCCCGCAGATCTCGGCAATCATGGGGCCCTGCGCCGGCGGCGCGGTGTACTCACCTGCGATTACCGACTTCATTTATATGGTCCAGGACACGAGTCACATGTTCATCACCGGTCCAGACGTCATCGAGACGGTGACCGGCGAGGAGGTCGGCTTCGAGGAGCTCGGCGGCGCTTCGACCCACACCGGCGAGTCCGGCGTCGCACACTTCTCGGCGGCCGACGAGAAGGACGCCCTCGACGACATCCGGTATCTGCTCTCGTATCTCCCCTCGAACAACGTTGAAGACCCGCCCCGGGTCGAACCGTGGGACGACCCCGAGCGCCGCGACGAGGAACTCGAAGAGATCGTCCCGGACCAGCCGCGAAAGCCCTACGACATCGTCGACGTGATCGATCGGATCGTCGACGAGGGCTCCTTTCTCGAGGTCGCCGAGTCCTACGCGCGAAACCTCGTCACCGGGTTCGGCCGCCTCGACGGCCGTTCGGTCGGCGTCGTCGCGAACCAGCCCCGCGTCAACGCCGGCACCCTCGACATCGACGCCTCGCTGAAAGGCGGCCGCTTCGTCCGTTTCTGTGACGCGTTCAATATCCCGATCGTCACGTTCGTCGACGTCCCGGGGTTCATGCCCGGCACCGATCAAGAGCACAACGGGATCATCAAACACGGCGCAAAGCTGCTGTACGCGTTCAGCGAGGCGACGGTCCCGCTTTTGACCGTGATCACCCGGAAGGCCTACGGGGGCGCCTACGACGTGATGGCGTCGAAGCACCTCGAGGCCGACGTCAACTACGCGTGGCCGACCGCCGAGATCGCCGTCATGGGTCCGAAGGGCGCTGTCAACGTGTTGTACCGCGACGAGTTGGCCGACGCCGACGACGTGGAGGCCCGCCGCGAGCAGCTCATCGACGAGTACCGCGACACCTTCGCGAACCCCTTTAGTGCCGCCGAGCGCGGCTTCATCGACGACGTGCTCGAACCCACCGAGACGCGGCCGCGGTTGATCCACGACCTCGAGATGCTCGAGTCCAAGCGCAAGGACCACCCCGACAAGAAACACGGGAACATCCCGCTTTGA